Proteins encoded within one genomic window of Besnoitia besnoiti strain Bb-Ger1 chromosome II, whole genome shotgun sequence:
- a CDS encoding putative ATP binding protein (encoded by transcript BESB_034850) — MWFGQLVIGPPGSGKSTYCNGMQQMLRALHRPHIVVNLDPANDFLPYDCAINLRDLVDHREVMERCRLGPNGALIHCLEYLLVNLDWLVEELKKFKDHYVLFDCPGQVEVYTHNDSMREIVTRLQKHLDARLTAVHLVDSTLCTDGYKYISALLVSLSGQLLLELPHVNVLTKIDLLKHHRHQLAFRLEYFAEVQDLSELLVAMEDAQPMTARMREHTALLCELIEDYNLVSFKLLDIQEKHSVLNLLKAIDVANGYSLGNLAADFNIFNVALDNTEDTADLLDTIQERYVDVDEDASHAASNRAEI, encoded by the exons ATGTGGTTCGGGCAGCTGGTCATCGGCCCCCCAGGGAGCGGGAAGAGCACGTACTGCAACGGCATGCAGCAGATGCTCCGCGCGCTCCACCGGCCGCACATCGTCGTAAACCTCGACCCTGCGAACGACTTCCTCCCCTACGACTGCGCCATCAACCTCCGCGATTTAGTCGATCACAGAGAGGTCATGGAGAGGTGCCGCCTCGGACCGAATGGAG CGCTCATTCACTGCCTGGAGTACCTGCTCGTCAACCTCGACTGGCTCGTGGAGGAGCTGAAGAAGTTCAAAG ACCACTACGTCCTGTTTGATTGCCCGGGGCAGGTGGAGGTCTACACGCACAACGATTCGATGCGCGAAATCGTGACGCGGCTTCAAAAACATCTCGACGCGCGC CTCACCGCTGTCCACCTGGTTGATAGCACACTCTGCACCGACGGCTACAAG TACATcagcgccctcctcgtctccttgAGCGGACAGCTCCTTCTCGAGCTGCCTCACGTGAACGTGCTGACGAAAATCGACCTCTTGAAGCACCATCGCCATCAGCTCG CGTTTCGGCTCGAGTATTTCGCTGAGGTTCAGGACCTCAGCGAGCTGTTGGTGGCGATGGAAGATGCTCAACCTATGACG GCCAGAATGAGAGAGCACACTGCCCTCCTTTGCGAACTCATCGAGGACTACAA tTTGGTCTCTTTTAAGCTGCTTGATATCCAAGAGAAACACTCCGTCCTCAACCTGTTGAAGGCGATTGACGTCGCGAATGG CTACAGCCTGGGGAACCTCGCGGCGGATTTTAACATCTTTAACGTCGCGCTGGACAACACCGAAGACACAGCTGACCT TCTGGACACGATTCAGGAGCGCTACGTCGACGTCGACGAGGATGCGTCCCACGCCGCCTCAAACCGCGCCGAAATCTGA